In Erigeron canadensis isolate Cc75 chromosome 8, C_canadensis_v1, whole genome shotgun sequence, the DNA window GAGCATTATGTTTAACGATTGAGTGCTttttttaatgaggcaacacCTCAGTTATTTTATTAACACCAAAAAGCCTTATACTTTAACGATTGAGTAATGGTATCTTCTTTATCTCATTAATTTTGGTTTCTCTAAGAAAGCAACAGCAATCTTCCAGTAATATATGCGCTATTGTTTTCACTACTTTAGCACTCAATGCATAACGTTAATGTTGACATTTAGCAATAACTAAAGTATTTGATGGCAGTTAATACAACTATTAAGCAGGtgacatatgtttattttttcagtcattattatatataactcaaACACAACATAAGGAAAAAATAAGGTCTATAAAATGAGCTGACAGAAGCCTTGCCTCAGAGAAGTCGTCATCTGATAGTGAGTTGATGCGGATATCTGTTTCTAGAGATTGCAACACAAACGTTTGTGGAGTTTCGCCAACTGAACATAGCTTTACCCctgaaaaatatgttatacAGAAGATAAATCATCATACATTTATACCAGCATAAAACAGATGATCTTGAAAGaagattatataaaaaataaaggaatTCATGAACATATCAAGCATCTCGAAAGACAACCTGTTATTTGCATAAGTTGATAACCCCTTGAAAAGCAACCATTTGGGTCTTTTTTAACTCTTACAAAACTTCCAACTAGCTTCCTCTCAAAAGTCTCGGGTTCGTTTTCAAACTTCTGAACTAAACTTCTTTTCAAGTACACAAGCCTAATGTTTTCAGGAACAATCGATGCAAAACGATAGTATGAAACATCAACCACTTCCTCTTTTTTCTCCACTATTTTGTctaccattttctttttcttgttcttatGGATCACCAAGTCCTCATCATGATCATGATACTTTTCCTCTGAATCATATTCTAACTCATCTTCATCTGATGATACCACTTGGTTCTCTGCTAAATGGGTTTCTAACGAGTCATATATTCTATTCATCCTTATTGTTTTTCTCTTAAAAATAGACCATAGCTTATCGTCACATTCGACTATCTTGTTCTTTTGGAGCAAGTTATTTTCCTTAGCATACCTCCCTACGATGTTTTCTAGGTCTCGCTGAGTTAACGGGTTAGTTGTATCTTTCCCTATAGATGTAAGAAATTCTATGAGACGGGTCGATCCCCAGCCAATAAATTCTGGATTGTTTGATTTTTCTTTGACCTGTCTTTTGACTTTCTTCTTGGGCCGTCCACGCTTTGAACTTTTCGATCTTTTTCCCGAATCATATGCATTAACTTCTTCGTTATCTTCAGAATCTGAATTTTCATACTCGTCACCCTCATCACGGTTGTCAGAATCATAATCATTGTCTGATTTCAAACGCGCCTTAGCGGATCTTAGATCATCCAGAGTCaacttttctttctcattaataaTCAACCAGTATTCCTTATACAGGGTCTCATACGTCTCGCGATCGTCAAAGTCTATCTTTTCCTGAATAACCAGAATTCAAGTTAAGAACTGTACAAAAACTACTTTGTTGAATGCTCACAGATATTGATGCCTAAAAATgtatataagttataacaaaCTTTGATGTTGTATTTCATTCAACACTTGTCAATCAGGCATATTATATCATACAAGCACTTATAATGCTAATCTTAGAATAATACCCCATCGGAATCAATATCTTTCTTTTCCTCCACAAGTAGCGTAAGCTTTAAGCAGTAATCACAGAATCCTTTCTTCCCTTTGACGCGAACAAAGTCAGCATCTTTGACACAGCCTTTACAAAAACTTTTTGGACAGCCATAACATTGAAAACCAGGAGTCCTTTTACGACAATCAAGACACTTATGTAAAGCTGGGAACAAAACAGAAAACAATCAATTTACATAAATTAGCATTCAGAATCACCATCAAAATACTACTGTATTTGATTGATACCAATCAATAAATCAATAAGCTTAACAAAACTTGCATATAATAGCAAAATTGGTTTTTAAGCTAGAAAATTGGCTTACCACATATAAACTTTTTCGCTTTTGCAGCTTTACCTGCACATCCTTCATGATATGATTTTAGACAATCCCTGAAACCAGTAAATATAACTTCATATATACTCACAATTTGacacatataaatattatcATTCATTGATACACAAGATGTTTCTACCATTTTAATatcataataatgattaatgagtatgtttttttgaaaagttaataTCATAATATGTAGTAAACAAACTTCACTATTaggtaaattctttttatcaattatttaaagttacaaACTTGCATACAAAAAGTAGTGATCAAATAGTTAAAGTAACAACATGAGAAATGGGCATTAATAAATGGACCATTTGGACCTGCTTTCTTTTCATTACTTTACTAGTCACATTATCTGAtgattatataaaaactaaCTAATCCAAAAATCAACAATAACATCCTAAAAAACAACTAAATCAAGAAAACCTGAGCACAAACAGggtcaaaaaaatttaaattaataattattattaaaaaaaaaaaaaacaaaacaaaaagaggAAGAAAAGGAAAGAACTTTACTTGTGTTCACAAATAATTATATCACCACCATCTTTGCATTCAAAACACCATTCTTCAGAATCATCTGCATTTTTCTCAACCACTTCTTTCTCTGTCTTTTTCATTTCTCTCGGTCAATAATGTGTGCTGTTAAATGAAAcccctttttttcttaaaaaagacACCAAAGTAAGTTTAATGTAAACAAGATTATTATAAGAAGAGACCCATTTGAGTAAAATGTAAGAAAAATGATCAAAGTTTTTTACTTTATGGGGAATTTATTgtgctgctgctgatgaaacAAAATACACAGTTCAAGGTGGTTGGTGAGTGAGTAAATGAGTgagtgtgtgtgagagagagaaagggagGACTGGTGATATTTTGGCTGAAAAAGGGGTTTTGGTGGGTGGGTTTTAGAATACGGAATCTAAAGAGGTGGTCAACGGTTCGATGCTTCAGTTCACAAGGTCACAAGTCTTTATATTACGAGTACTTCGTTTAAAATATGGAACTATGGAAGTAATTTTTCTATAGGGATAGGGATGAGATTGGGATGGTATCGGTACCGAACCATACCGTATTGAAACCGAGGAATCTTGAAACCGAATATATCTAAAATGAAATCTCGATACTGAAATCACTAAAAGTGTACCGGTAAACTAGTATTGGGATTTTCGGTTCTATACCATATTGGTACCGAATTTCACATCTACAAAGACTTTGTTTGCCAAACTTATGTAGACTATATAATGTAATGGTCCATTAATTAATTCTTCAATATTTAATCACCAAAAGCTATGTTCTAGCTACTAATACAGAAATACATATagtattactattactatactataaataaaactataaatattcGTAATTCAGAATTCGTAACATGGGTCATGGATGTCGATTGTGTATTTGAAAAGGTGATATTTTTGGATAAagtatttgaatttcatttgaaacttaattatttatatcaagAAGTGGTATAGTTACATTGTTAAGTTGTCAAATGCTTAGATGTTGTAAAATCCATTTTCCTATGTTGTCAAATCCACACACGGACACCTCTCAAATATATGAATGTTTATGCTAGTTTTTCAAGGATGATTTTCTTttgtatacaatataatgtACAACTGTTGCATGATATATCCTATTAAAACAATCGAGTATCGaataaattattcatttttttgaaaaatcggTATCTATATATGGTTTTCCTGTACTGACCCGATTGGTACTGAAACCGAAAATGCCCAAAACTAAATACCGGTACCGGTGCGGTATTGATCATTCTGCTCATCCCTAATAGGGAGTACATGACTTGAAATCCCACATCCCCGTCCAGaccccgaacccgacccgaatcGATCCACCCGATAGGGTAACGGCCCTGGTCACGGGTTTGACTTTGTTGCTCTGTCGGGATTCGGACCTAGCCGAGTTTTGACAAATGGAGAACAAATATCCCTTAAACCCGAGAGCCGAACCAAACCTGTGCGAACCCAATTTGAACTGAACCGCCCGAAAGGGATAACAAACCATGTCACGGGTTCGATTTTGTTCCTTGATGAATATAGATGACGCTAATATATGAATACTAATCATAGAGTTTATATGGATATATAATGGAGCTCATATGGAT includes these proteins:
- the LOC122579689 gene encoding uncharacterized protein At5g08430-like produces the protein MKKTEKEVVEKNADDSEEWCFECKDGGDIIICEHKDCLKSYHEGCAGKAAKAKKFICALHKCLDCRKRTPGFQCYGCPKSFCKGCVKDADFVRVKGKKGFCDYCLKLTLLVEEKKDIDSDGEKIDFDDRETYETLYKEYWLIINEKEKLTLDDLRSAKARLKSDNDYDSDNRDEGDEYENSDSEDNEEVNAYDSGKRSKSSKRGRPKKKVKRQVKEKSNNPEFIGWGSTRLIEFLTSIGKDTTNPLTQRDLENIVGRYAKENNLLQKNKIVECDDKLWSIFKRKTIRMNRIYDSLETHLAENQVVSSDEDELEYDSEEKYHDHDEDLVIHKNKKKKMVDKIVEKKEEVVDVSYYRFASIVPENIRLVYLKRSLVQKFENEPETFERKLVGSFVRVKKDPNGCFSRGYQLMQITGVKLCSVGETPQTFVLQSLETDIRINSLSDDDFSEEECQDLKNKVKSGVLKKLELVELEEKARSLHRDIVANWIPRQLVILKHRIDQANEKGWRKELHEYLQERAFLEKPENQSKLLEKLPKLVPDVEETKPIEDDKKDEKESPKSILTRTSSGNFKDIGTSSDETKQEVPASENFQMAMKLEKFFCSPEKPKKSYKPSAVKTPTQLFDSNDGKSIIAISKEDLEETESSQWYVTSSNGDKVGPVSLSVLKNWSQSGVASKSKIYRSVQTEEQAKPLLDVLRLAFPIK